One window from the genome of Terriglobia bacterium encodes:
- a CDS encoding NADH-quinone oxidoreductase subunit J, which translates to METLLFYLFGAIALIAAINVVLLRRVFYEALSLIVCLSALAGIYMLLEAPFIAAVQIIVYAGAIMVLFLFVIMLLDPFSGAAHVDKRKYLAFLAWVLGATVPLLLYPLLRSYDPSRAPHDPLVSAGGAGTITHLAETLFSDYLLPFEVTSVLILVAIIGAVVLAKRQT; encoded by the coding sequence ATGGAAACCTTGCTGTTTTACCTGTTCGGAGCGATTGCACTGATTGCGGCCATCAATGTGGTGCTGCTGCGCCGCGTGTTCTATGAGGCGCTTTCGCTGATTGTCTGTCTCAGCGCGCTCGCCGGCATCTACATGCTTCTCGAGGCGCCCTTCATCGCGGCGGTGCAGATCATCGTCTATGCCGGGGCCATTATGGTGCTGTTCCTCTTTGTGATCATGCTTCTGGACCCGTTCTCGGGAGCGGCGCATGTCGACAAAAGGAAGTATCTTGCTTTTTTGGCCTGGGTCCTCGGGGCTACGGTGCCGCTGCTGCTTTATCCGTTGCTTAGGTCCTACGACCCTTCCCGCGCGCCCCACGACCCGCTGGTTTCGGCTGGGGGGGCGGGGACCATCACGCATCTCGCGGAAACGCTTTTCAGCGACTATCTGCTCCCTTTCGAGGTGACGTCGGTGCTGATTCTCGTGGCCATCATCGGAGCGGTGGTCCTCGCCAAGCGGCAGACATAG
- the nuoE gene encoding NADH-quinone oxidoreductase subunit NuoE, translating to MLSEATRSRISVLMQRYPRARSALIPSLQLAQDEVGYLSHDAVREVAEIFTLSANEVYEVASFYTMLFKKPVGKYVIQVCTNISCLLCNCEQIMAHLQQRLGIKPGETTPDRRFTLLEVECLASCGTAPVVQINEDYHESLTVEKLDRILDSLN from the coding sequence ATGCTATCTGAGGCTACACGAAGCAGGATCTCGGTACTGATGCAGCGGTACCCCCGGGCCCGCTCCGCACTGATTCCATCCCTGCAACTGGCGCAAGACGAAGTCGGCTACTTGTCGCACGATGCCGTCCGCGAGGTCGCGGAGATCTTCACGCTCTCCGCCAACGAGGTATATGAAGTCGCCAGCTTCTACACGATGCTTTTCAAAAAGCCGGTCGGCAAATATGTGATTCAGGTTTGCACCAACATTTCCTGCCTGCTCTGCAACTGCGAGCAGATCATGGCCCATCTCCAGCAGAGGCTGGGCATCAAGCCCGGTGAGACGACTCCCGACCGGCGGTTCACGCTTCTGGAAGTGGAGTGTCTGGCATCTTGCGGCACCGCGCCGGTGGTGCAGATCAACGAGGATTACCACGAGAGCCTCACGGTTGAAAAACTCGACCGGATCCTGGATTCCCTTAACTGA
- the thiS gene encoding sulfur carrier protein ThiS: MKLEINGESRSVPASASVRELLENLGIKPDRIAVELNRRIIRRQDWDQTALKDLDKVEIVQFVGGG, from the coding sequence ATGAAGCTGGAAATTAACGGCGAATCGAGGTCTGTTCCTGCCTCGGCCTCAGTACGGGAATTGCTCGAAAACCTCGGCATCAAACCTGACAGAATTGCAGTGGAACTGAACCGGCGCATCATCAGGCGCCAGGATTGGGACCAGACCGCTCTTAAGGACCTCGATAAGGTCGAAATCGTCCAGTTCGTCGGCGGGGGATAA
- a CDS encoding thiazole synthase: MVDDGLVLAGRTFCSRLIVGTGKYSSFGQMREALEKSGAEIVTVAVRRINISDRSKESLLDYIDTSRFMLLPNTAGCYNADDAIRTAQLGREAGLSEWVKLEVIGDQKTLFPDTGALLEATRVLVKDGFVVLPYTNDDPIMARKLQDAGAAAVMPLGAPIGSGIGIQNPANIRIIRETISLPVIVDAGVGTASDASLAMELGCDGVLMNTAIACAQDPLRMAEAMNLAVRAGRQAFLAGRIPRKLYASASSPFEGISR, translated from the coding sequence GTGGTAGATGATGGGCTGGTGCTGGCGGGGCGGACGTTTTGTTCGCGCCTGATCGTGGGGACAGGGAAGTATTCCAGTTTCGGTCAGATGCGTGAGGCGCTGGAGAAATCGGGGGCTGAGATCGTGACCGTCGCCGTGCGGCGCATCAATATCAGCGACCGGTCCAAGGAATCGCTGCTTGACTACATCGATACCAGCCGCTTTATGCTGCTGCCCAATACTGCCGGCTGCTACAACGCCGATGATGCGATCCGCACGGCCCAGCTTGGGAGAGAAGCCGGTCTCTCGGAGTGGGTGAAGCTTGAGGTCATCGGCGATCAGAAGACGCTGTTCCCGGATACCGGGGCCTTGTTGGAGGCCACGCGCGTTCTGGTGAAAGACGGCTTTGTTGTCCTGCCCTACACGAATGACGACCCGATCATGGCCCGCAAGCTTCAGGATGCAGGTGCTGCTGCGGTCATGCCTCTGGGCGCGCCGATCGGATCCGGCATCGGCATTCAAAATCCGGCCAACATCCGAATCATCCGCGAGACCATCTCGCTCCCTGTGATTGTCGACGCAGGGGTGGGAACCGCATCCGATGCTTCCCTGGCCATGGAGTTGGGCTGCGACGGCGTGCTCATGAATACGGCGATTGCGTGCGCGCAGGATCCGCTGCGCATGGCGGAGGCCATGAACCTCGCAGTCCGCGCGGGGCGGCAGGCTTTTCTGGCCGGGCGCATTCCCCGGAAGCTCTACGCGTCGGCGAGCAGCCCGTTCGAAGGGATTTCACGCTGA
- the aroB gene encoding 3-dehydroquinate synthase produces MKTLRVELGDRSYPVLVGANILSGAGRVLLRLGFDTPPVVVTNPRVLRLHGNALLSSLEGAFGPVPVIRIGDGERFKNHDTLAKIYEGLFRARADRRSWVVAFGGGVVGDVAGFAAATFMRGIPYVGVPTTLLAQVDSSVGGKVGINVARGKNLIGAFHQPSAVLSDIAVLRTLPARELAAGLYEIVKCGAIRSEPLLGYLEKKLSALLACEPSSLARAVMGAVRIKAEVVAGDEREAHTRMILNFGHTLGHALEAATAYRRFKHGEAVAWGMIATAELSAATGGFRAEEAQRLIRLIRRIERLPSLQGISAQRVWAALQRDKKSRGGKIRMILLPQLGRSAVVDNLDPACIRRFITDFLTHRRDF; encoded by the coding sequence ATGAAAACGCTGCGAGTGGAGTTGGGGGATCGGAGCTACCCGGTTCTGGTCGGTGCGAATATTCTGAGCGGGGCCGGCCGCGTTCTCTTGCGCCTCGGATTTGATACGCCCCCCGTGGTCGTGACCAACCCGCGCGTGCTGCGCCTGCACGGAAATGCCCTGCTCTCATCTTTGGAGGGCGCCTTCGGTCCCGTCCCGGTGATCCGCATCGGAGACGGGGAACGCTTCAAGAATCACGACACGCTCGCGAAAATATACGAAGGCTTGTTCCGTGCCCGTGCAGACCGGCGCTCCTGGGTCGTGGCTTTCGGCGGCGGCGTGGTTGGAGATGTCGCGGGCTTTGCCGCCGCGACCTTCATGCGCGGGATACCCTACGTGGGCGTGCCCACCACGCTTCTGGCGCAGGTGGACAGTTCCGTGGGGGGCAAGGTCGGCATCAACGTTGCCCGGGGCAAGAATCTCATCGGTGCTTTTCATCAGCCGAGTGCGGTGCTGTCGGATATCGCCGTCCTGCGCACCCTGCCGGCGCGAGAACTGGCCGCGGGCCTTTACGAGATCGTCAAGTGCGGCGCGATCCGCTCCGAGCCGCTGCTCGGCTATTTGGAAAAGAAGCTATCTGCGCTGCTGGCATGCGAGCCCTCCTCCCTTGCGCGTGCGGTCATGGGGGCCGTTCGGATCAAGGCGGAAGTGGTGGCCGGCGATGAAAGGGAAGCGCACACGCGCATGATCCTGAACTTCGGCCACACCTTGGGACACGCGTTGGAAGCCGCGACCGCCTATCGCAGGTTTAAACACGGGGAGGCGGTGGCCTGGGGGATGATCGCGACAGCTGAGCTGAGTGCAGCCACCGGCGGATTCCGCGCCGAAGAAGCACAGCGGCTGATCCGCCTGATACGTCGGATCGAGCGCCTGCCATCCCTGCAGGGCATCTCTGCGCAGCGGGTGTGGGCAGCGCTGCAACGCGACAAAAAGTCCCGCGGCGGCAAAATCCGGATGATCCTGCTGCCGCAACTGGGCCGGTCGGCAGTAGTCGACAATCTTGATCCTGCGTGCATCCGCCGCTTCATCACCGACTTCCTGACGCACAGACGAGATTTTTAA
- a CDS encoding ubiquinone/menaquinone biosynthesis methyltransferase, translating to MSKVAGRRAEKARDVREMFGAIARHYDLLNHVLSLNVDRRWRRGCVREVSKRLASPQPAILDVGCGTGDLSLAFSLLGPVAGCDFCHPMLQIGRDKISRFPVPHPISLLEGDALALPFRDCRFDVVVSAFVLRNLTDAQKGLQEMRRVLRGGGVLGVLDFSMPKVPIIGRLYRFYFFKILPRLGTLISGVQGPYKYLPDSVQAFPEPEELKALVAGAGFDDVEYRLFSGGIAVLLLARAREPGVRS from the coding sequence ATGTCGAAGGTCGCAGGTCGGAGGGCGGAAAAAGCGCGCGATGTGCGGGAAATGTTCGGTGCCATCGCGCGCCATTATGACCTCCTGAATCATGTTCTCTCCCTGAACGTCGACCGCCGCTGGCGGCGCGGCTGCGTACGGGAGGTGTCCAAAAGACTTGCTTCACCGCAGCCTGCGATCCTGGATGTGGGCTGCGGCACCGGCGACCTCTCGCTGGCATTCTCGTTGCTCGGCCCCGTGGCAGGTTGTGACTTCTGCCACCCCATGCTGCAAATCGGCCGGGACAAGATCTCTCGCTTCCCGGTGCCCCACCCGATCTCACTTCTCGAAGGGGACGCGCTCGCTCTGCCATTTCGAGACTGCCGTTTCGACGTGGTCGTGTCAGCCTTCGTTCTGCGAAACCTGACCGATGCTCAGAAGGGGCTTCAGGAAATGAGGCGGGTGCTGCGCGGAGGCGGAGTTCTCGGCGTGCTCGATTTTTCCATGCCGAAGGTCCCGATCATCGGCCGGCTGTACCGCTTTTACTTCTTCAAAATTCTGCCACGGCTCGGCACTCTGATTTCAGGGGTCCAGGGGCCCTATAAATATCTGCCCGACAGCGTGCAGGCTTTCCCCGAACCGGAAGAGCTCAAGGCCCTGGTTGCAGGCGCGGGATTTGATGATGTGGAATATCGCCTGTTTTCGGGTGGAATAGCCGTCTTGCTGCTGGCGCGCGCAAGAGAACCTGGTGTCAGGTCTTGA
- the trpD gene encoding anthranilate phosphoribosyltransferase, which yields MEIVDAIRRVVDGQHLERAEAESVMDGIMSGKATDAQIAAFLTALRMKCETVEELIGFARVIRAKASPVRPKSVVETAFSGTEREMLVDTCGTGGDAAGTFNISTATAFVVAGAGVQVAKHGNRSVSGICGSADVVEALGVRIDLPSEAVARCIDEVGIGFLYAPLLHSAMRYVMLARREMKIRTVFNLLGPLCNPAGANAQVLGVYSEKLTDMMAQVLCELGARRALVVHGLDGLDEITISGETKICEVRAGEVRNYYVVPEDFGLERAPIEQIQGGDARRNAEIIREVLSDHGGVKRDVVLLNAAAGLVAGGKARSLREGIEMARTSITSGAAISRLDKLVTLTQDMQRHSISDSRRQEKST from the coding sequence ATGGAGATTGTCGACGCTATTCGCCGTGTCGTGGATGGACAGCACCTGGAGCGCGCTGAAGCCGAGTCGGTGATGGACGGCATCATGAGCGGCAAGGCTACGGACGCCCAAATTGCCGCCTTCCTCACCGCCCTGCGCATGAAGTGCGAAACGGTCGAGGAACTCATCGGCTTTGCGCGTGTTATCCGGGCTAAAGCCTCCCCCGTGCGGCCCAAGTCGGTCGTGGAGACGGCCTTCTCCGGCACTGAGCGCGAGATGCTCGTCGACACGTGCGGGACAGGAGGGGACGCCGCGGGCACTTTCAACATCTCGACGGCTACCGCCTTTGTCGTCGCGGGCGCGGGCGTCCAAGTTGCAAAGCACGGCAATCGCAGTGTTTCCGGGATCTGTGGCAGCGCCGACGTGGTCGAAGCGCTCGGCGTCCGAATTGACCTCCCCTCGGAGGCAGTGGCACGCTGTATCGACGAGGTCGGCATAGGCTTCCTGTACGCTCCGCTGCTCCACAGCGCGATGCGCTATGTCATGCTGGCGCGCCGCGAAATGAAAATCCGCACCGTTTTCAACCTTCTTGGTCCGCTCTGCAACCCCGCCGGCGCCAATGCCCAGGTGCTGGGCGTCTACAGCGAAAAGCTGACCGACATGATGGCCCAGGTCCTGTGCGAACTGGGCGCCAGGCGCGCGCTGGTGGTGCACGGGCTGGACGGGCTTGACGAGATCACGATTTCTGGAGAAACCAAAATCTGCGAAGTCCGCGCAGGGGAAGTGAGAAACTATTACGTCGTTCCCGAAGACTTCGGACTCGAGCGCGCCCCGATTGAGCAGATCCAGGGCGGCGACGCCCGGCGCAATGCCGAAATCATCCGAGAAGTGCTCTCGGATCATGGCGGCGTCAAACGCGACGTCGTTCTGCTGAACGCCGCCGCTGGCCTCGTCGCGGGAGGAAAGGCCCGCTCCCTGCGCGAAGGCATCGAGATGGCGCGCACCTCGATTACTTCCGGCGCCGCCATTTCCCGTCTGGACAAGCTCGTCACTCTAACTCAAGACATGCAGCGTCATTCAATTTCTGACAGCAGGAGACAGGAGAAAAGCACCTGA
- a CDS encoding prepilin peptidase, whose translation MNVFPYLWAAFGLVIGSFLNVCIYRLPRRESIVFPSSHCPHCGQAVRPYDNVPVLSYLWLRGKCRFCRQPIALQYPLVELLTGLAFFACAVEWSLTPPAFVNSLFLSVILVLVFVDYHHQILPNVLTLPGVLAGIVLSPLQSETFFRDSISENLAAFVSSAHAGAVLPWAGSLLGALAGGGILLLVGTVYQALRRRQGLGMGDVKMIAMVGAFLGWRLTLLTIFAGSFLGSIVGIVLVLFGGRTLQSKLAFGTFLGVASALSLFFGLTIVRWYAGG comes from the coding sequence ATGAACGTATTTCCTTATCTTTGGGCGGCCTTTGGTCTTGTGATCGGCAGCTTCCTTAACGTCTGCATCTATCGGCTGCCCCGCCGCGAGTCGATCGTTTTTCCGAGCTCCCATTGCCCTCATTGCGGCCAGGCTGTACGCCCCTACGACAACGTCCCGGTCCTCTCCTATCTGTGGCTGCGGGGCAAGTGCCGATTCTGCCGGCAACCCATTGCGCTGCAGTATCCGCTCGTCGAGCTGCTTACCGGCCTGGCCTTTTTCGCGTGCGCCGTGGAGTGGAGCCTCACGCCGCCCGCATTTGTGAACTCCCTGTTTCTGTCCGTGATCCTCGTCCTCGTTTTTGTCGACTATCACCATCAAATCCTCCCCAACGTTCTCACGTTGCCGGGTGTTCTGGCAGGCATAGTGCTGAGCCCGCTGCAGTCGGAGACTTTTTTCCGCGATTCCATCTCCGAGAATCTGGCCGCCTTTGTATCCTCAGCCCATGCCGGAGCCGTACTGCCTTGGGCCGGCTCTCTGCTGGGCGCCCTGGCCGGCGGCGGCATACTCTTACTCGTGGGCACGGTCTATCAGGCTCTACGCAGGAGACAGGGACTGGGTATGGGAGATGTAAAGATGATAGCGATGGTCGGAGCCTTCCTGGGCTGGCGCCTCACGCTTCTCACCATCTTCGCCGGGTCGTTCTTGGGAAGCATCGTCGGCATCGTCCTTGTCCTGTTTGGGGGCAGGACACTTCAATCCAAACTCGCGTTCGGCACCTTCCTGGGCGTGGCATCTGCGCTTTCCCTGTTTTTCGGCCTCACCATCGTCCGCTGGTACGCCGGCGGCTAG